Proteins encoded within one genomic window of [Limnothrix rosea] IAM M-220:
- the minC gene encoding septum site-determining protein MinC, producing the protein MDEPQKKTSPNPEIIPDPTDFSSEQEPAPPESAIVEDTSPLEIQLGLEEEQLTLVLPTTGRRPIENWDETWASLAKHLEKHQEFPVLNVSLLAQNQLLGGRQLQQLAELLQRHQLQLKRVRTSRRQTAIAAATAGYGVEQEPLAKLLADIPNKLEPIKPINDGSDALYVSQTIRSGVEIRHKGSIVVIGDINPGGVIIADRDIVIWGCLRGVAHAGASGDRSCRIMALQMQPTQLRIADMVARSSMQTPEHPQPEVAYLTAEGIRIASAFKFSKNYFYEEDGQNWEEMPDPLNL; encoded by the coding sequence ATGGATGAGCCACAGAAAAAAACTTCCCCAAACCCCGAAATTATTCCTGACCCTACAGATTTTTCCAGCGAACAGGAGCCTGCACCGCCGGAAAGCGCCATTGTCGAGGACACATCCCCTTTAGAAATTCAACTAGGTCTAGAGGAAGAGCAACTCACGCTTGTCTTACCAACGACAGGTCGTCGTCCCATTGAAAATTGGGATGAAACTTGGGCATCTTTAGCGAAGCATCTGGAAAAACATCAAGAGTTTCCAGTGCTAAATGTGAGTTTGCTTGCCCAAAACCAATTGCTAGGTGGTCGTCAGCTACAACAGTTGGCAGAGCTGCTCCAACGTCATCAGCTGCAACTGAAACGCGTACGCACCAGCCGCCGACAAACGGCGATCGCCGCCGCGACAGCAGGCTATGGCGTTGAACAAGAACCCCTAGCAAAATTACTCGCAGATATCCCCAATAAGCTAGAGCCGATTAAACCGATTAATGACGGTAGTGATGCCCTGTACGTCTCCCAAACCATTCGTTCGGGCGTGGAAATTCGCCACAAGGGTTCAATTGTTGTCATCGGTGATATCAATCCGGGTGGTGTGATTATTGCCGATCGCGACATTGTCATTTGGGGCTGTTTACGGGGAGTTGCCCACGCCGGTGCAAGCGGCGATCGCAGTTGCCGCATTATGGCGCTTCAGATGCAGCCGACCCAACTACGCATTGCGGACATGGTAGCTCGCTCTTCCATGCAGACCCCAGAGCATCCCCAGCCAGAAGTTGCCTATCTAACCGCCGAAGGGATTCGTATCGCCTCAGCCTTTAAATTTTCAAAAAACTACTTTTACGAAGAAGACGGGCAAAATTGGGAAGAAATGC